The following proteins come from a genomic window of Gossypium raimondii isolate GPD5lz chromosome 5, ASM2569854v1, whole genome shotgun sequence:
- the LOC105767980 gene encoding uncharacterized protein LOC105767980: MSLSAAEDDSRSEIHIPADIDWHMLDKSKFFFLGAALFSGVSAALYPIVVLKTRQQVSSAQISCSKMSLSIMRYEGLRGFYRGFGTSLMGTIPARALYMGVLEVTKSSVGTATVRLGFSDTTATAIASAAAGLNSAMAAQLVWTPIDVVSQRLMVQGYNNSNSCKNAISNVHSCRYKNGLDAFRKILYADGPRGLYRGFGISILTYAPSNAVWWTSYSLAHKLIWGGIGCSMGKKDETGVIEGSGFKPDSRAVVAVQGLSAAMASGVSALITMPLDTIKTRLQVLDGEDNGVRRPMTVLQTIRNLVKEGGLSACYRGLGPRWASMSMSATTMITTYEFLKRLSAKSRDSLSS; encoded by the coding sequence ATGAGTTTAAGTGCAGCTGAGGATGATTCAAGGTCAGAGATTCATATACCGGCAGATATAGATTGGCACATGCTTGATAAATCCAAGTTCTTTTTCCTTGGTGCGGCTTTATTTTCAGGTGTATCTGCTGCTCTTTACCCTATAGTAGTCTTGAAAACTAGGCAACAGGTGTCATCCGCTCAAATTTCTTGCTCTAAGATGTCTCTCTCTATTATGAGATATGAAGGGTTGAGAGGATTCTATAGGGGTTTTGGTACCTCCTTGATGGGGACAATCCCAGCTCGAGCACTTTACATGGGAGTCCTTGAGGTTACCAAGAGCAGTGTTGGCACTGCAACTGTTCGTTTAGGGTTTTCAGACACTACAGCAACGGCTATAGCTAGTGCTGCTGCTGGGTTAAATTCAGCTATGGCTGCACAACTCGTTTGGACCCCAATCGATGTTGTGAGCCAAAGACTTATGGTTCAAGGTTACAACAATAGTAACAGTTGCAAGAATGCAATTTCAAACGTGCATTCTTGTCGATATAAGAATGGTCTTGATGCGTTTAGGAAGATTCTGTATGCAGATGGTCCTAGAGGGTTGTATAGGGGGTTTGGGATCTCAATATTGACATATGCACCATCTAATGCTGTTTGGTGGACATCTTACTCTCTTGCTCACAAGCTCATTTGGGGTGGTATTGGTTGCTCCATGGGTAAAAAAGATGAAACTGGTGTGATTGAAGGATCTGGTTTCAAGCCTGATTCAAGGGCCGTGGTGGCAGTCCAAGGTTTAAGTGCAGCCATGGCTAGTGGTGTTTCAGCTTTAATCACTATGCCACTTGACACCATCAAAACCAGGTTACAGGTCCTGGATGGAGAAGACAATGGGGTAAGAAGACCTATGACGGTTTTGCAGACAATAAGGAATTTGGTTAAAGAAGGCGGATTGTCTGCTTGTTACAGGGGACTGGGACCAAGGTGGGCATCAATGTCTATGTCTGCCACAACCATGATCACTACCTATGAGTTCTTAAAACGGTTATCAGCTAAGAGTCGAGACAGCTTATCATCATGA
- the LOC105767947 gene encoding (S)-coclaurine N-methyltransferase isoform X1, whose protein sequence is MEGLIQVPYDVTVRFMLTSLERNLLPDAIIRRLTRLLLASRLRSGYKPSTELQLSNLLQFAHSLKEMPIAIKTDKPKTQHYELPTSFFKLVLGKNFKYSCCYFSDESKTLEDAEEAMLELYCERSQLKDGQTVLDVGCGWGSLSLYIARKYPNCRVTGICNSTTQKAFIEEQYRDRQLQNVEIIVADISTFEMEASYDRIYSIEMFEHMKNYHDLLKKISKWMKEDSLLFVHYFCHKAFAYHFEDINEDDWITRYFFTGGTMPSANLLLYFQDDVSVVNHWLVNGKHYAKTSEEWLKRMDRSLASIKPIMESTYGKDQAVKWTVYWRTFFIAVAELFGYNNGEEWMVALFLFNKK, encoded by the exons ATGGAGGGTCTAATTCAGGTGCCTTATGATGTTACGGTCAGGTTCATGTTGACTTCCTTGGAGCGCAATTTGTTGCCTGATGCTATTATAAGGAGGTTGACTCGGCTTCTCCTGGCTAGTCGTCTTCGTTCTGGTTATAAACCCTCCACTGAGCTGCAACTCTCCAATCTCCTTCAGTTTGCTCATT CCCTAAAGGAGATGCCTATAGCTATCAAGACAGACAAGCCTAAAACTCAACATTACGAATTGCCAACCTCTTTCTTCAAGTTGGTTCTTGGGAAGAACTTCAAATACAg TTGTTGTTACTTTTCTGACGAGTCGAAAACTTTGGAGGATGCTGAGGAAGCAATGTTGGAACTGTACTGTGAGAGATCGCAATTAAAAGATGGCCAAACAGTTCTTGATGTGGGGTGTGGATGGGGTTCACTTTCTCTATACATTGCCCGTAAGTACCCCAATTGCAGGGTTACAGGGATTTGCAATTCCACCACTCAGAAAGCTTTTATAGAGGAGCAATACCG GGATCGGCAATTGCAAAATGTGGAGATCATTGTTGCGGACATAAGCACATTTGAAATGGAGGCATCATACGACAGGATATATTCGATTGAAATGTTTGAG CATATGAAGAACTATCACGATCTTCTCAAGAAGATATCAAAGTGGATGAAAGAGGATAGTCTTCTTTTTGTTCATTATTTCTGCCATAAAGCATTTGCTTACCACTTTGAG GACATAAATGAAGATGACTGGATAACCAGGTACTTCTTTACAGGAGGTACAATGCCTTCAGCTAATCTGCTTCTATATTTCCAG GATGATGTTTCTGTTGTCAACCATTGGCTTGTGAATGGGAAACATTATGCAAAAACTAG TGAAGAGTGGCTGAAGAGGATGGACCGAAGCTTGGCTTCCATTAAGCCAATAATGGAGTCCACCTATGGCAAGGATCAGGCTGTGAAATGGACAGTGTATTGGAGAACATTCTTTATTGCTGTTGCGGAACTCTTTGGATACAATAATGGAGAAGAATGGATGGTTGCACTTTTCCTATTCAACAAGAAATAA
- the LOC105767983 gene encoding 17.3 kDa class II heat shock protein, protein MDLRIMGFDSPLLNTLQHMMDLSDDTEKIPSAPSKVYMRDAKAMAATPADIKEYPKSYVFIVDMPGLKSGDIKVQVEDDNMLLISGERKREEEKEGAKYVRMERRVGKFMRKFALPENANADAISAICQDGVLTVTVEKLPPPEPKKPKTIEVKIA, encoded by the coding sequence atggatctCAGAATCATGGGTTTCGATTCTCCGCTCTTGAATACTCTCCAACACATGATGGATCTTTCTGACGATACGGAGAAGATCCCGAGCGCACCATCAAAGGTTTACATGCGGGATGCCAAAGCCATGGCTGCAACACCAGCGGACATTAAGGAGTACCCCAAGTCTTACGTGTTCATCGTCGACATGCCGGGGCTGAAATCAGGGGACATCAAGGTCCAAGTGGAGGACGACAATATGCTCTTGATCAGCGGAGAAAGGAAGCGAGAGGAAGAGAAAGAAGGAGCCAAGTACGTGAGAATGGAGAGGCGGGTCGGCAAGTTTATGAGGAAATTTGCGTTGCCTGAGAATGCTAACGCTGATGCCATCTCTGCAATCTGTCAAGACGGGGTTTTAACTGTTACTGTGGAGAAACTGCCACCCCCTGAGCCTAAGAAACCCAAGACCATCGAGGTTAAAATAGCTTGA
- the LOC105767981 gene encoding PHD finger protein ALFIN-LIKE 4 isoform X2: MDGGVPYNPRTVEEIFRDFKGRRAGMIKALTTDVEEFYQQCDPEKENLCLYGFPSEQWEVNLPAEEVPPELPEPALGINFARDGMQEKDWLSLVAVHSDSWLLSVAFYFGARFGFDKADRKRLFNMINDLPTVFEVVTGAAKKQTKEKSLVSNHSGSKSKSNSKRGSEPLPKYSKAVPSKDEDDDGLEEEEEEHGETLCGACGESDGADEFWICCDICEKWFHGKCVKITPARAEHIKQYKCPSCSNKRARP; this comes from the exons ATGGACGGCGGTGTTCCGTACAACCCACGTACAGTCGAAGAAATCTTTCGAGATTTCAAGGGTCGTCGAGCTGGAATGATTAAAGCCCTTACTACCG ATGTGGAGGAGTTTTACCAGCAGTGTGATCCAG AAAAGGAGAATCTTTGCCTTTATGGATTCCCTAGTGAGCAGTGGGAGGTGAATTTACCTGCCGAAGAGGTACCTCCGGAGCTTCCAGAGCCCGCATTGGGTATTAACTTTGCCAGAGATGGAATGCAAGAAAAGGATTGGTTGTCTTTGGTTGCTGTACACAGTGACTCGTGGTTACTCTCTGTGGCTTTCTATTTTGGTGCTAGGTTTGGATTTGATAAAGCTGATAG GAAACGGCTTTTCAATATGATAAATGATCTTCCAACAGTATTCGAAGTAGTAACAGGAGCAGCTAAGAAACAGACAAAGGAGAAATCTTTGGTTTCAAATCACAGCGGAAGtaaatctaaatcaaactcTAAG CGAGGTTCTGAGCCTCTGCCCAAATATTCAAAGGCAGTGCCATCAAAGGATGAGGATGATGATGGACTAGAGGAGGAAGAGGAGGAGCATGGAGAGACACTATGTGGGGCTTGCGGAGAGAGTGACGGAGCTGATGAATTCTGGATTTGCTGTGATATATGTGAGAAATGGTTCCATGGAAAGTGTGTCAAGATTACACCAGCAAGGGCAGAGCATATTAAGCAGTACAAATGCCCATCTTGCAGCAACAAGAGAGCACGGCCTTGA
- the LOC105767947 gene encoding (S)-coclaurine N-methyltransferase isoform X3 gives MEGLIQVPYDVTVRFMLTSLERNLLPDAIIRRLTRLLLASRLRSGYKPSTELQLSNLLQFAHSLKEMPIAIKTDKPKTQHYELPTSFFKLVLGKNFKYSCCYFSDESKTLEDAEEAMLELYCERSQLKDGQTVLDVGCGWGSLSLYIARKYPNCRVTGICNSTTQKAFIEEQYRDRQLQNVEIIVADISTFEMEASYDRIYSIEMFEHMKNYHDLLKKISKWMKEDSLLFVHYFCHKAFAYHFEDINEDDWITRYFFTGGTMPSANLLLYFQDDVSVVNHWLVNGKHYAKTSEEWLKRMDRSLASIKPIMESTYGKDQAVKWTVYWRTFFIAVAELFGYVNGEEWMVPVFLFKKK, from the exons ATGGAGGGTCTAATTCAGGTGCCTTATGATGTTACGGTCAGGTTCATGTTGACTTCCTTGGAGCGCAATTTGTTGCCTGATGCTATTATAAGGAGGTTGACTCGGCTTCTCCTGGCTAGTCGTCTTCGTTCTGGTTATAAACCCTCCACTGAGCTGCAACTCTCCAATCTCCTTCAGTTTGCTCATT CCCTAAAGGAGATGCCTATAGCTATCAAGACAGACAAGCCTAAAACTCAACATTACGAATTGCCAACCTCTTTCTTCAAGTTGGTTCTTGGGAAGAACTTCAAATACAg TTGTTGTTACTTTTCTGACGAGTCGAAAACTTTGGAGGATGCTGAGGAAGCAATGTTGGAACTGTACTGTGAGAGATCGCAATTAAAAGATGGCCAAACAGTTCTTGATGTGGGGTGTGGATGGGGTTCACTTTCTCTATACATTGCCCGTAAGTACCCCAATTGCAGGGTTACAGGGATTTGCAATTCCACCACTCAGAAAGCTTTTATAGAGGAGCAATACCG GGATCGGCAATTGCAAAATGTGGAGATCATTGTTGCGGACATAAGCACATTTGAAATGGAGGCATCATACGACAGGATATATTCGATTGAAATGTTTGAG CATATGAAGAACTATCACGATCTTCTCAAGAAGATATCAAAGTGGATGAAAGAGGATAGTCTTCTTTTTGTTCATTATTTCTGCCATAAAGCATTTGCTTACCACTTTGAG GACATAAATGAAGATGACTGGATAACCAGGTACTTCTTTACAGGAGGTACAATGCCTTCAGCTAATCTGCTTCTATATTTCCAG GATGATGTTTCTGTTGTCAACCATTGGCTTGTGAATGGGAAACATTATGCAAAAACTAG TGAAGAGTGGCTGAAGAGGATGGACCGAAGCTTGGCTTCCATTAAGCCAATAATGGAGTCCACCTATGGCAAGGATCAGGCTGTGAAATGGACAGTGTATTGGAGAACATTCTTTATTGCTGTTGCGGAACTCTTTGGATACGTTAACGGAGAAGAATGGATGGTTCCAGTTTTCCTATTCAAGAAGAAATAA
- the LOC105767982 gene encoding 17.6 kDa class II heat shock protein encodes MALRNFGFDSPLFTILEDMLDIPEEQEKSRNNPSRAYVRDAKAMAATPADVIEYPTSYVFIVDMPGINHGEIKVQVENENVLVVSGERKREKEKDEKEGVKYVRMERRVGKFMRKFALPENANMDKISAVCQDGVLRVTVEKLPPPEPKKPKTIEVKVA; translated from the coding sequence ATGGCTTTGAGGAACTTTGGCTTCGATTCTCCACTCTTTACAATCCTGGAAGACATGCTGGACATCCCGGAGGAACAAGAGAAGTCCCGAAATAACCCATCTCGAGCCTATGTTCGAGATGCAAAGGCCATGGCTGCCACTCCAGCTGACGTGATAGAGTACCCAACATCTTACGTCTTCATCGTGGACATGCCCGGCATAAATCACGGCGAGATCAAGGTGCAGGTTGAAAACGAGAATGTGCTTGTGGTGAGCGGGGAGCGAAAGCGTGAGAAAGAGAAAGATGAGAAAGAAGGGGTGAAGTATGTGAGGATGGAAAGGAGAGTGGGCAAGTTTATGAGGAAGTTCGCATTGCCTGAGAATGCGAATATGGATAAGATATCTGCAGTTTGTCAAGATGGGGTGTTGAGAGTGACGGTGGAGAAATTACCTCCACCTGAACCTAAGAAGCCCAAGACCATTGAAGTTAAAGTTGCATAA
- the LOC105767979 gene encoding 25S rRNA (cytosine-C(5))-methyltransferase NSUN5, producing the protein MARFKAKQPSSGAAEKKKPRMSNAERSAYFSRREAAKVLRSVLQGDAHRRAVASIKSLVYSPSIKNKKATFALVCQTLKHLPIIKDVLEGANILNSRWKRQVELVYIITYDILFGQEISFVGEAEKFLLQRKVSLQSALARLLVRKKMKRIEDLLDHYQTPDVSKPRYVRVNTLKLDVDSALIELRKQYMVEKDDLVPDLLKLPPKCDLHDHPLVMNGSVFMQGKASSMVAAALDPEPGWEVLDACAAPGNKTVHLAALMRGKGKVIACELNKERIKRLADTVRLSGACNIEVFHSDFLSLDPKDPPYSKVRAILLDPSCSGSGTVAERLDHLLPSHAAGQSANVDETERLTKLAAFQKKALTHALCFPQVERIVYSTCSIHQIENEDVVKSILPLAASHGFRLATPFPQWHRRGLPVLEGFEHLLRTDPGEDKEGFFIALFIREEGSVIHPSLSPDSSHLSLVERTKKKNLSKKEARIIMPTLFGGMFKMFLYSKPSFRVNLK; encoded by the exons ATGGCCCGTTTCAAGGCGAAGCAACCATCATCGGGAGCCGCCGAGAAGAAGAAGCCTCGAATGAGCAACGCCGAGAGGTCTGCTTACTTCTCGAGGAGGGAGGCGGCCAAGGTACTGCGATCAGTTCTTCAAGGAGACGCTCATCGACGAGCCGTAGCCTCCATAAAGTCCCTCGTTTATAGCCCGTCTATTAAGAACAAGAAGGCTACTTTCGCTCTCGTTTGTCAAACCCTCAAAC ATCTTCCTATCATTAAGGATGTGCTGGAGGGTGCTAACATATTGAATAGTAGATGGAAG AGGCAAGTGGAATTGGTTTATATAATCACATATGATATTCTTTTTGGTcag GAAATTTCATTTGTTGGTGAAGCGGAGAAATTTTTGCTACAGAGAAAAGTCTCTCTTCAGTCTGCTTTAGCTCGGCTTTTGGTGAGGAAAAAGATGAAGCGCATTGAAGATTTGTTAGACCATTACCAAACTCCTG ATGTTTCAAAACCACGATATGTTCGTGTCAACACACTTAAACTGGATGTTGATTCTGCCTTAATTGAATTGAGGAAACAATACATG GTGGAGAAAGATGACCTGGTCCCTGACTTGTTAAAACTCCCACCAAAATGTGATCTTCATGATCACCCTTTGGTCATGAATGGAAGTGTGTTTATGCAA GGGAAAGCAAGTTCTATGGTGGCAGCGGCTCTTGATCCTGAACCAGGATGGGAG GTTCTTGATGCATGTGCAGCTCCAGGGAATAAAACTGTCCATCTCGCTGCTCTTAtgagagggaaaggaaaggtCATAGCCTGTGAACTGAACAAGGAAAGGATAAAACGTTTAGCAGACACTGTCAGACTATCTGGCGCATGTA ATATTGAAGTTTTTCATAGCGATTTTCTAAGCTTAGACCCAAAAGATCCTCCATACTCCAAG GTGCGTGCCATTCTTTTAGATCCTTCCTGCTCTGGATCTGGTACAGTTGCTGAGAGATTGGACCATCTGCTTCCATCTCATGCTGCGG gTCAATCAGCAAATGTTGATGAAACAGAGAGACTTACCAAGCTGGCCGCCTTTCAAAAGAAAGCGCTAACACATGCACTGTGct TTCCCCAAGTTGAGAGAATAGTCTACAGCACTTGTTCCATCcaccaaattgaaaatgaagaTGTTGTCAAGTCTATTTTACCCCTTGCTGCATCTCATGGTTTTCGACTAGCAACACCTTTTCCCCAGTGGCACCGTCGTGGTCTTCCGGTTCTAGAAGGCT TTGAACATTTGCTCCGGACTGACCCGGGTGAGGACAAAGAAGGCTTTTTCATTGCTCTGTTTATCAGGGAAGAAGGATCCGTAATCCACCCATCGCTGAGCCCTGATTCATCTCATCTGTCTCTTGTAGAGCgtactaaaaagaaaaatcttagCAAGAAAGAGGCGAGAATTATAATGCCAACCCTGTTTGGCggaatgtttaaaatgtttttatattctAAACCTAGTTTTAGGGTTAACCTGAAATAA
- the LOC105767945 gene encoding protein phosphatase 2C 53: MEEMSLTVAVPFRLGNSVCENSTFATCMDITRLKLTASPAPVLTDSETKATNHLDTAEDVDCNYAGMETKESSVELPLTGEVKGERATTSMDMISDSKDGWISSNDVMDRDSGEEDSFSLEGDRVFDLDSSCSLSVASETSSLCGEDFLGFDATSEVGTPSTMDNEKSICSVDIIAKATKFVESNVETVFASDPLAVAVNLEEEIGDGSEQKPSAVVLQLALEKEPSTTAQVGRSVFEVEYVPLWGSTSICGRRPEMEDAFATVPRFLKVPIQLLIGDRVVDGLSKDFVDQTAHFFGVYDGHGGSQVANYCRGRIHSALAEEIESIKECQSNANITDGCQELWKKAFTNCFVKVDAEIVGKADQEPVAPETVGSTAVVALICSSHIIVANCGDSRAVLCRGKQPMALSVDHKPNREDEYERIEAAGGKVIQWNGHRVFGVLAMSRSIGDRYLKPWIIPDPEVVFVPRAKEDECLILASDGLWDVMSNEEACDLARRRILQWHKKNGATLTPERGETIDPASQSAAEYLSNRALQKGSKDNITVIVVDLKAQRKFKSKT, translated from the exons ATGGAGGAGATGTCTTTGACGGTCGCAGTGCCATTTAGATTAGGTAACTCAGTGTGTGAAAACTCTACCTTTGCTACCTGTATGGACATCACAAGACTTAAGCTTACGGCAAGTCCTGCTCCTGTTTTAACTGATTCTGAAACCAAGGCTACTAACCATTTAGATACTGCTGAAGATGTGGATTGTAACTATGCTGGTATGGAGACTAAAGAAAGTAGTGTAGAGCTGCCACTGACAGGAGAAGTCAAGGGAGAAAGAGCTACTACCTCCATGGATATGATTTCTGATAGTAAAGATGGTTGGATTTCTAGTAATGATGTTATGGACCGAGACAGCGGGGAGGAGGATTCTTTCTCACTGGAAGGTGATCGGGTTTTTGATCTTGATAGCTCTTGTTCATTATCGGTTGCCAGTGAAACTAGTAGCCTTTGCGGGGAggattttttgggttttgatgCTACTTCTGAGGTAGGAACACCAAGTACCATGGACAATGAGAAAAGCATTTGCAGTGTTGATATTATTGCAAAAGCCACCAAGTTTGTGGAGTCAAATGTTGAAACAGTGTTTGCAAGTGATCCCCTTGCTGTGGCAGTAAACCTTGAGGAAGAGATTGGAGATGGGTCTGAACAGAAGCCATCTGCAGTGGTTCTTCAATTGGCTCTCGAAAAGGAACCGAGTACAACAGCTCAGGTTGGGCGCAGTGTGTTTGAGGTTGAATATGTGCCTCTTTGGGGATCTACCTCTATATGCGGAAGGAGACCTGAGATGGAGGATGCCTTTGCTACTGTGCCTCGATTTTTAAAGGTTCCAATTCAGTTGTTAATTGGTGATCGGGTAGTTGATGGCCTTAGCAAGGACTTTGTTGATCAGACCGCTCATTTCTTTGGTGTCTATGATGGTCATGGAGGTTCACAG GTTGCAAACTACTGTCGCGGGCGTATTCACTCTGCCTTGGCTGAGGAAATAGAGTCCATTAAGGAATGCCAGAGTAATGCAAACATTACAGATGGTTGCCAAGAGCTATGGAAAAAGGCATTCacaaattgttttgttaaagtTGATGCTGAGATTGTGGGAAAAGCTGATCAGGAACCTGTTGCTCCTGAAACAGTTGGTTCCACTGCTGTTGTTGCCCTcatttgttcttctcatattatTGTAGCAAACTGTGGAGATTCAAGAGCTGTTCTATGTCGTGGGAAACAGCCCATGGCTTTGTCTGTGGACCATAAA CCAAATCGAGAAGATGAATATGAAAGGATTGAAGCCGCTGGAGGCAAGGTTATCCAATGGAATGGTCATAGAGTTTTCGGTGTTCTTGCAATGTCAAGGTCCATTG GTGATAGATATTTGAAGCCATGGATCATTCCAGATCCAGAAGTAGTGTTTGTTCCTAGAGCAAAAGAAGATGAATGCCTCATTTTGGCCAGTGATGGTCTATGGGATGTAATGTCAAATGAAGAAGCATGTGACCTAGCTCGGAGACGAATACTTCAATGGCACAAAAAGAACGGTGCTACACTGACTCCAGAAAGGGGCGAGACGATCGATCCAGCTTCTCAATCTGCAGCAGAATACCTTTCGAACCGAGCTCTTCAAAAAGGAAGCAAGGACAACATCACAGTAATTGTGGTGGATCTCAAAGCTCAAAGGAAGTTCAAGAGTAAGACCTGA
- the LOC105767981 gene encoding PHD finger protein ALFIN-LIKE 4 isoform X1, producing MDGGVPYNPRTVEEIFRDFKGRRAGMIKALTTDVEEFYQQCDPEKENLCLYGFPSEQWEVNLPAEEVPPELPEPALGINFARDGMQEKDWLSLVAVHSDSWLLSVAFYFGARFGFDKADRKRLFNMINDLPTVFEVVTGAAKKQTKEKSLVSNHSGSKSKSNSKKLQRGSEPLPKYSKAVPSKDEDDDGLEEEEEEHGETLCGACGESDGADEFWICCDICEKWFHGKCVKITPARAEHIKQYKCPSCSNKRARP from the exons ATGGACGGCGGTGTTCCGTACAACCCACGTACAGTCGAAGAAATCTTTCGAGATTTCAAGGGTCGTCGAGCTGGAATGATTAAAGCCCTTACTACCG ATGTGGAGGAGTTTTACCAGCAGTGTGATCCAG AAAAGGAGAATCTTTGCCTTTATGGATTCCCTAGTGAGCAGTGGGAGGTGAATTTACCTGCCGAAGAGGTACCTCCGGAGCTTCCAGAGCCCGCATTGGGTATTAACTTTGCCAGAGATGGAATGCAAGAAAAGGATTGGTTGTCTTTGGTTGCTGTACACAGTGACTCGTGGTTACTCTCTGTGGCTTTCTATTTTGGTGCTAGGTTTGGATTTGATAAAGCTGATAG GAAACGGCTTTTCAATATGATAAATGATCTTCCAACAGTATTCGAAGTAGTAACAGGAGCAGCTAAGAAACAGACAAAGGAGAAATCTTTGGTTTCAAATCACAGCGGAAGtaaatctaaatcaaactcTAAG AAATTGCAGCGAGGTTCTGAGCCTCTGCCCAAATATTCAAAGGCAGTGCCATCAAAGGATGAGGATGATGATGGACTAGAGGAGGAAGAGGAGGAGCATGGAGAGACACTATGTGGGGCTTGCGGAGAGAGTGACGGAGCTGATGAATTCTGGATTTGCTGTGATATATGTGAGAAATGGTTCCATGGAAAGTGTGTCAAGATTACACCAGCAAGGGCAGAGCATATTAAGCAGTACAAATGCCCATCTTGCAGCAACAAGAGAGCACGGCCTTGA